The following are encoded together in the Scytonema millei VB511283 genome:
- a CDS encoding DUF2267 domain-containing protein, which translates to MKYDEFIKHVQTVAQMEAREDAKRATQATLETIRERIVGNEAKDLAAQLPQQLAEYLRGREGEDGQPFSMEEFLQRVSAKEQVEPTVAANHVRAVFAVLQNAVTPGEFTDFKANFSEDYIDLFATGSNLGASAAS; encoded by the coding sequence GTGAAGTACGACGAGTTCATCAAACACGTTCAGACAGTAGCACAGATGGAGGCTCGTGAAGATGCAAAACGGGCGACACAAGCAACTCTGGAAACTATCAGAGAAAGAATTGTCGGTAATGAAGCCAAGGATTTAGCTGCGCAATTACCGCAGCAGTTGGCTGAATATTTGCGTGGAAGAGAGGGTGAAGACGGTCAGCCTTTCTCAATGGAAGAATTCTTACAGCGCGTCAGTGCAAAAGAGCAAGTAGAGCCAACAGTCGCAGCTAACCACGTCCGTGCTGTATTTGCAGTATTGCAGAATGCAGTGACACCTGGAGAATTTACCGATTTCAAAGCAAATTTTTCTGAGGATTATATCGACTTATTCGCCACCGGATCGAATCTAGGAGCATCTGCTGCTTCGTAG
- a CDS encoding zinc-dependent alcohol dehydrogenase: MKAVCWNGAKDVRVETVPDPKIINPRDAIVKITSTAICGSDLHLYDGFIPTMQKGDILGHEFMGEVVEVGSAVKNVNKGDRVVVPFTISCGNCFFCNRDLWSLCDNSNPNAWIAEKLMGHSPSGLFGYSHMMGGYAGGQAEYARVPFADVGLFKIPDGLTDEQVLFLTDIFPTGYMAAENCNIEPGDTVAVWGCGPVGQFAIKSAYLLGADRVIAIDRVPERLQMAKEYGGAEILNFEDVNVGEALKEMTGGRGPDAVIDAVGMEAHGTDLLGLVDKAKQAVRLETDRPTVLRQAIVACRKGGHVSIPGVYGGFIDNVPMGAAMNKSLTFKTGQTHVHRYLKPLLEHIQNGKIDPSFIITHRLPIDQAPEAYEIFKHKKDNCIKVVLKP; the protein is encoded by the coding sequence ATGAAAGCAGTTTGTTGGAATGGGGCAAAAGACGTACGGGTAGAAACCGTACCCGACCCTAAAATTATTAATCCTCGCGATGCAATTGTCAAAATTACTTCAACAGCAATTTGCGGTTCTGACCTACATCTTTATGACGGCTTTATCCCCACAATGCAAAAAGGGGACATTCTGGGTCATGAATTTATGGGGGAAGTCGTTGAAGTTGGCAGTGCTGTAAAAAATGTGAATAAAGGCGATCGCGTTGTCGTTCCTTTTACAATTTCTTGCGGTAACTGTTTCTTCTGTAACCGAGATTTGTGGTCGTTGTGCGATAACTCTAATCCTAACGCCTGGATTGCTGAAAAATTAATGGGACATTCGCCATCCGGTTTATTTGGCTATTCTCACATGATGGGCGGTTATGCAGGCGGTCAAGCAGAGTATGCCAGAGTCCCGTTTGCCGATGTGGGTTTATTTAAAATTCCTGATGGACTGACAGACGAACAAGTACTGTTTCTCACGGATATTTTCCCTACTGGCTACATGGCGGCGGAGAACTGCAACATTGAACCTGGCGATACGGTTGCTGTGTGGGGTTGCGGACCTGTAGGACAATTCGCGATTAAGAGTGCTTATTTACTCGGTGCAGATAGGGTAATTGCGATCGATCGCGTCCCCGAACGCTTGCAAATGGCGAAAGAGTATGGTGGAGCAGAAATCCTCAACTTTGAAGATGTTAATGTTGGGGAAGCCTTAAAAGAAATGACTGGCGGTCGCGGTCCCGATGCTGTAATTGATGCTGTAGGCATGGAAGCACACGGCACGGATCTCTTAGGTTTAGTTGATAAAGCCAAGCAAGCAGTAAGATTGGAAACCGACCGACCGACTGTATTACGACAAGCGATCGTTGCCTGTCGTAAAGGCGGACACGTCTCAATCCCTGGCGTATATGGCGGTTTTATTGATAACGTACCAATGGGCGCGGCGATGAATAAGAGTTTAACCTTTAAAACGGGACAAACTCACGTTCACAGATATTTAAAACCGTTACTAGAACACATTCAGAACGGCAAAATCGATCCGTCATTCATCATTACTCATCGTCTGCCCATAGACCAAGCACCTGAAGCATACGAAATTTTCAAGCACAAAAAAGATAACTGTATCAAAGTTGTGTTGAAGCCATGA
- a CDS encoding DJ-1/PfpI/YhbO family deglycase/protease — protein MTQTNGNFGKKRVAILIENGVEDAEFKIPYEALKMAGIETVVLGSRTNETYKGKQGKVSQSADGTTTEAVASEFDAVIIPGGMAPDKMRVNPNTVRFVQEAMQQGKLVAAVCHGPQVLIEGDLLRGKQATGFIAVRKDMINAGANYVDEPLVIDGNLITSRQPGDLAIFTTAILSRLGYGGKEAALPDVRDVNAEWWKLADAWGGSTKGEIVKGLNTALAGEKYAQEAFGQYIEKASDPQFKALLLEIVANKQQHIEQLEARLAALGEKPSLTANVADKYAKVKTALQGSDDRDLMRRALGDIQTGVVDAHNLFVQFTDPVSTALFKQIEQDGALYERHMAELYRSRVGTTQPGKPTTGAAVTM, from the coding sequence ATGACACAAACTAACGGTAATTTTGGTAAAAAAAGAGTTGCCATTCTGATTGAGAATGGTGTGGAAGATGCGGAATTCAAAATTCCTTATGAAGCCTTGAAAATGGCGGGAATTGAAACCGTAGTTCTCGGTTCTCGCACGAACGAGACATACAAAGGTAAGCAAGGTAAAGTCTCGCAATCGGCTGATGGCACGACAACTGAAGCAGTGGCATCAGAATTCGATGCCGTGATTATTCCTGGTGGCATGGCTCCCGACAAAATGCGTGTCAATCCTAACACTGTGCGCTTCGTTCAAGAGGCGATGCAACAAGGCAAATTAGTTGCTGCTGTCTGTCATGGACCCCAAGTGTTAATTGAAGGCGATCTGCTGCGAGGCAAGCAAGCCACAGGATTTATTGCCGTGCGTAAGGACATGATCAATGCAGGGGCAAACTATGTCGATGAGCCACTGGTCATTGATGGTAATTTAATCACTTCCCGTCAGCCCGGAGACTTGGCAATCTTCACCACAGCTATCCTCAGCCGTCTGGGTTACGGTGGCAAAGAAGCTGCTTTACCAGATGTACGAGATGTTAACGCCGAATGGTGGAAACTAGCTGATGCTTGGGGTGGTTCTACCAAAGGAGAAATTGTCAAAGGGCTAAATACTGCTTTAGCTGGTGAGAAGTACGCTCAAGAGGCGTTTGGGCAGTATATAGAGAAAGCATCTGACCCTCAATTTAAGGCATTGTTGCTAGAGATTGTTGCTAATAAGCAGCAACACATTGAGCAACTCGAAGCAAGGCTAGCAGCGTTAGGTGAAAAACCATCACTTACGGCAAATGTGGCTGATAAGTATGCCAAGGTGAAGACTGCTTTACAAGGTAGCGACGATCGCGATTTAATGCGGCGGGCTTTGGGAGATATTCAGACAGGTGTGGTAGATGCGCACAATTTGTTTGTTCAATTTACAGATCCGGTGTCTACGGCTTTGTTTAAGCAGATCGAGCAAGATGGAGCGTTGTACGAACGCCATATGGCAGAACTCTATCGCTCGCGGGTAGGAACTACGCAGCCTGGGAAGCCGACAACTGGCGCTGCGGTAACTATGTAG
- a CDS encoding DUF6335 family protein — protein MSDRKNREQELPEEITESFGTGVHDDPRTNAGREAGEYTSASPELTGGDIDAAWETAADEGDEAVGGTVATPDQDITEEIEAAVGLEMDDRSFLRTQDILEDRDDRRWELDPKSSDDYQERRD, from the coding sequence ATGAGCGATCGCAAAAATAGAGAACAAGAACTACCAGAAGAAATTACCGAATCTTTTGGTACTGGCGTTCACGATGACCCAAGGACGAACGCTGGTAGAGAAGCAGGAGAATACACAAGTGCTAGCCCAGAACTCACGGGTGGAGATATAGATGCGGCTTGGGAAACAGCAGCAGACGAAGGAGATGAGGCTGTAGGCGGGACTGTCGCTACTCCTGACCAAGATATAACTGAAGAGATAGAAGCAGCCGTCGGTCTGGAAATGGACGATCGCAGTTTTTTACGCACGCAAGACATTTTAGAAGACCGCGACGATCGCCGATGGGAACTCGATCCAAAATCTTCCGACGACTACCAAGAACGGCGCGATTGA
- a CDS encoding SRPBCC family protein → MASVSENQQGQGDSNEIGRWASLIGGGAMVLMGLQQRSLRGALLAIAGGGLAYKAATEKGDMQQALGLNQAIKVEKTVTINKPADELYRYWHDFKYLPTFMKHLKSVEVYDNKRSHWVANAPLGASVEWDAEIIEDRENEFISWTSVEGADVDNSGFVRFKPAPGNRGTEVKVVIEYAPPGGALAAAVAKLFGEEPEQQIGDDLRRFKMLMEAGEIATNEGQPRGKS, encoded by the coding sequence GTGGCTTCAGTTTCAGAAAATCAACAAGGACAGGGAGATAGTAACGAAATCGGGCGCTGGGCATCGCTGATTGGTGGCGGTGCGATGGTACTGATGGGGTTACAACAGCGATCGCTACGAGGTGCTTTGTTGGCGATCGCAGGTGGTGGATTGGCATATAAAGCAGCAACGGAAAAGGGCGATATGCAACAAGCATTGGGTTTAAACCAAGCAATTAAGGTAGAAAAAACAGTAACGATTAATAAGCCTGCTGATGAGCTATATCGTTACTGGCACGATTTCAAATATCTGCCAACGTTTATGAAACATCTCAAATCAGTAGAGGTGTACGACAACAAGCGATCGCATTGGGTAGCAAATGCACCTTTAGGTGCAAGTGTTGAATGGGATGCAGAGATTATTGAAGACCGCGAAAACGAATTTATTTCCTGGACTTCAGTAGAAGGAGCAGACGTAGACAATTCTGGTTTTGTTAGATTTAAGCCAGCGCCAGGAAATCGCGGTACGGAAGTAAAAGTCGTCATTGAATATGCGCCCCCAGGAGGAGCTTTAGCAGCAGCAGTTGCCAAACTCTTTGGTGAGGAACCAGAACAACAAATCGGTGACGATCTGCGCCGTTTCAAAATGCTGATGGAAGCAGGTGAAATTGCTACTAATGAAGGACAACCGAGGGGTAAGTCGTAA